A genomic region of Elaeis guineensis isolate ETL-2024a chromosome 9, EG11, whole genome shotgun sequence contains the following coding sequences:
- the LOC105051559 gene encoding LOW QUALITY PROTEIN: uncharacterized protein (The sequence of the model RefSeq protein was modified relative to this genomic sequence to represent the inferred CDS: inserted 4 bases in 3 codons): MPTAILPATVAIPXLADRSMSSIRFLSGSEQFSLCSFPIKPASPSSSLIIRMGGGPRTYPGGVSKWQWKRMQAKKAKQLLKARLCRERQLYXMRKRAELKAAISELERPWEVVERAPNLFSVSADEQVKALADRFQRPGGFDMWNEKDGPQIFQTPDALPSARFFPKGVVHSVKPYGVVAGLKESLGEDGSQGKEELRFDDWIARGGGGVSRRRSRRSSNGKGGAELETIDVEARELDGGSNQVVEDVHPSSGNSTFARKFGRKDSNAMEDQRVLKKEDILKDFLEDKDANIEPNGMLMNRSNRRQHRTEAIVKGESGKMVGIGRNTSSNRRYKGGRISLRPTTDLYXDSYRMTDLK; the protein is encoded by the exons ATGCCAACGGCAATCCTTCCAGCAACTGTTGCAATCC AGCTGGCCGATCGGTCGATGTCGTCCATTAGATTTTTGTCCGGTTCCGAGCAATTCAGCTTGTGTTCCTTCCCTATCAAGCCTGCCAGCCCCTCTTCGAGTCTTATCATTCGGATGGGCGGTGGCCCGCGGACATACCCTGGTGGTGTGTCCAAGTGGCAGTGGAAGCGGATGCAGGCAAAGAAGGCGAAGCAGCTCCTGAAGGCCCGGCTATGCCGGGAACGCCAGCTCT GAATGAGGAAGCGAGCAGAGCTTAAGGCTGCCATTTCGGAGCTTGAGCGACCATGGGAGGTTGTGGAGAGGGCACCAAATCTCTTTTCAGTGAGTGCTGATGAGCAGGTGAAGGCGTTGGCTGACCGGTTCCAGCGGCCTGGTGGATTTGATATGTGGAATGAGAAGGATGGGCCACAGATATTTCAGACACCCGATGCGTTACCGTCCGCAAGGTTCTTCCCTAAGGGAGTGGTTCACAGTGTAAAGCCTTATGGGGTTGTTGCAGGTTTGAAGGAATCATTGGGAGAAGATGGCTCACAGGGTAAGGAGGAGCTAAGGTTTGATGATTGGATTGCAAGGGGAGGGGGTGGCGTCAGTAGAAGGAGATCGAGGAGGTCTTCTAATGGTAAAGGTGGAGCTGAGTTGGAGACTATTGATGTTGAGGCCAGGGAGCTGGATGGAGGAAGTAATCAAGTTGTTGAGGATGTGCATCCAAGCTCAGGGAATTCAACTTTTGCAAGAAAATTTGGTCGCAAGGATAGCAATGCAATGGAGGATCAGAGGGTCTTGAAAAAGGAGGATATTCTTAAGGATTTTCTTGAAGATAAAGATGCTAATATTGAGCCAAATGGTATGTTGATGAACCGTAGCAATAGGAGGCAGCACCGAACTGAGGCTATTGTCAAAGGAGAAAGTGGTAAGATGGTGGGTATTGGAAGGAATACTAGCAGCAATAGAAGGTATAAGGGAGGGAGAATTTCATTGCGACCAACCACAGATTTATA TGATAGTTACAGAATGACAGATTTAAAATAG
- the LOC105051557 gene encoding NADH dehydrogenase [ubiquinone] 1 beta subcomplex subunit 3-A, whose product MAKPLGSTGEFFRRRDEWRKHPMVGNQMRHALPGLGTALVAFGIYLVGEAIYNRLYHSDPHSSHQ is encoded by the coding sequence ATGGCCAAGCCTTTGGGATCGACGGGGGAGTTCTTCCGGCGGAGGGACGAATGGAGGAAGCACCCGATGGTCGGCAACCAGATGCGCCACGCCCTCCCGGGCCTCGGCACCGCCCTCGTCGCATTCGGCATCTACCTCGTCGGCGAGGCCATCTACAACCGCCTCTACCACTCCGATCCCCATTCCTCCCACCAATGA